The Punica granatum isolate Tunisia-2019 chromosome 4, ASM765513v2, whole genome shotgun sequence genome has a window encoding:
- the LOC116204924 gene encoding oil body-associated protein 1A-like: MATHPEVPGEPTQTGTALLETATAAIQGFGPLNKIHQHLCAFHFYADDMTRQVEAHHFCAHQNEDMRQCLIYDGPDPDARLIGVEYIVTEEIFLTLPDEEKPLWHSHEYEVKGGFLFTPGVPGPIQRLELEKVAKTYGKTIHFWQVDKGDSLPVGLPQIMMALTREGQLQEDIATSVEKRFGVSFQKEKENRAYMAGLAHGIHPLANAAGKGLQTELREVGL, encoded by the exons ATGGCCACCCACCCGGAGGTCCCCGGTGAGCCGACTCAGACCGGAACCGCCCTCCTGGAGACTGCGACCGCCGCCATCCAAGGCTTTGGCCCCCTCAACAAGATCCACCAGCACCTCTGCGC GTTTCATTTCTACGCGGATGACATGACCCGGCAAGTCGAGGCCCACCACTTCTGTGCTCACCAGAACGAGGACATGAGGCAGTGCCTCATATACGACGGCCCTGACCCTGACGCCCGTCTCATCGGGGTCGAGTACATCGTGACGGAGGAGATCTTTCTCACCCTGCCCGACGAGGAGAAGCCCCTGTGGCACAGCCACGAGTATGAGGTCAAGGGCGGGTTCCTCTTCACGCCTGGGGTCCCTGGCCCCATCCAACGGCTGGAACTCGAGAAGGTCGCGAAGACTTATGGGAAGACCATCCATTTCTGGCAGGTCGATAAGGGTGACAGCCTCCCCGTTGGTTTGCCACAGATTATGATGGCCCTCACCCGGGAGGGTCAGCTCCAGGAGGATATCGCTACAA GTGTGGAGAAGAGATTCGGGGTTTCATTCCAGAAGGAAAAGGAGAACCGAGCGTACATGGCAGGACTGGCGCACGGAATACACCCGTTGGCGAATGCAGCTGGGAAAGGGCTTCAGACAGAGTTGAGGGAGGTGGGACTGTAA
- the LOC116205138 gene encoding 26S proteasome regulatory subunit 6B homolog — protein MAGSAAMMVSSELPPSFLKLTESQPFSSEEDDLYSRLKSLERQLEFIDIQEEYVKDEQKNLKRELLRAQEEVKRIQSVPLVIGQFMEMVDQNNGIVGSTTGSNYYVRILSTINRELLKPSASVALHRHSNALVDVLPPEADSSISLLSQSEKPDVTYNDIGGCDIQKQEIREAVELPLTHHELYKQIGIDPPRGVLLYGPPGTGKTMLAKAVANHTTAAFIRVVGSEFVQKYLGEGPRMVRDVFRLAKENAPAIIFIDEVDAIATARFDAQTGADREVQRILMELLNQMDGFDQTVNVKVIMATNRADTLDPALLRPGRLDRKIEFPLPDRRQKRLVFQVCTAKMNLGDEVDLEDYVSRPDKISAAEIAAICQEAGMHAVRKNRYVILPKDFEKGYRANVKKPDTDFEFYK, from the exons ATGGCAGGTTCAGCAGCGATGATGGTGTCGTCGGAGCTGCCGCCTTCCTTCCTCAAGCTGACGGAATCCCAGCCGTTCTCCTCCGAGGAGGACGATCTCTACAGCCGCCTCAAGTCCCTTGAGCGGCAGCTCGAGTTCATCGACATCCAGGAAGAGTACGTCAAGGACGAGCAGAAGAACCTCAAGCGCGAGCTCCTCCGCGCTCAGGAAGAGGTCAAACGGATCCAGTCCGTTCCCCTCGTCATCGGCCAGTTCATGGAGATGGTCGACCAGAACAACGGCATCGTCGGTTCTACCACCGGCTCCAATTACTACGTCCGTATCCTAAGCACGATCAATCGCGAGCTTCTGAAGCCCTCGGCCTCGGTGGCGCTGCACCGCCACTCCAACGCTCTGGTCGACGTTTTGCCCCCCGAAGCTGATTCCAGCATCTCACTCCTGAGTCAGTCTGAGAAGCCTGATGTCACCTATAAT GATATTGGAGGCTGCGACATTCAGAAGCAGGAGATCCGTGAAGCTGTGGAATTGCCACTCACTCACCATGAATTATACAAGCAAATAGGGATTGATCCACCACGTGGTGTCCTGCTCTATGGTCCTCCAGGAACAGGTAAGACGATGCTAGCCAAAGCTGTTGCTAATCATACAACCGCGGCCTTCATCAGAGTTGTTGGTTCAGAGTTTGTCCAGAAGTATTTAGGGGAG GGTCCAAGAATGGTTAGGGATGTTTTCCGCCTAGCCAAAGAAAATGCACCTGCAATAATTTTTATCGATGAGGTAGATGCAATTGCTACAGCAAGATTTGATGCCCAGACTGGAGCAGATAGAGAAGTTCAGCGTATCCTGATGGAACTCCTGAACCAG ATGGACGGTTTTGACCAGACAGTTAATGTTAAGGTCATCATGGCAACCAATCGAGCAGATACGTTGGATCCGGCCCTTCTCCGTCCAGGAAGACTTGatcgaaaaattgaatttcCACTGCCTGATAGGAGACAAAAGAGGCTTGTTTTCCAA GTTTGCACTGCTAAGATGAACCTCGGTGATGAGGTCGACTTGGAGGACTACGTCTCTCGGCCTGATAAGATTAGTGCTGCTGAG ATTGCTGCTATATGTCAAGAAGCGGGTATGCATGCTGTTCGCAAGAATCGGTATGTCATATTACCAAAGGACTTTGAGAAGGGATACCGTGCTAATGTGAAGAAGCCTGATACTGATTTTGAATTCTACAAGTGA